Sequence from the Deltaproteobacteria bacterium genome:
CGCCGCGCAGCGCGCGTCCCGGGCCGCCTCGCCGGCTCCCGGCGCGACGGTGGCGCCCGACCTCCCGCTCCCGCCCGAGCTCGCCGTCCTCGACGAGGTCGCCTGCGACCGCCCCGGGGAGGAGCGCCTGGTCGGCGTGGTCGATCGCTTCTTCACGGAGAAGGGCTTCGGCTTCCTCCACTACGACGACGGGCGCTCGATCTTCTTCCACGTCACGCAGTGCGAGGAGGGCGCCGAGGGCATCGCGCCCGGCACCCGGCTGAGCTTCCGCGTCGGTCACAATCCGAAGAAGGGCAAGACCCAGGCGGAGGCGCTGCGCCGGGTGGACTGACCCGGCCGCCGGCAGCGCGCATCGAGGACGCCGGCCGGTTGTACTGCTCCTCCAGCGCGGCCGGGATCACGACCACCGGCCACGCCGCGCGTGCGGCATCAGACGCAGGCACTCGGGGAGGAAGCGCAACGTCGGGCGCGTGAGCGCCGCAAGCGCGTCGAGCAGCCGCTCGTGAGTCGCCCTCCAGGCGAGCCCGTAGCGCGTGCGCACGGCGGACGGCAGGAGCCCGATGGTGAAGAAGCGCGCAACGCGAAACGGCTCGCCGAGGGGGAGCGGGAGCGGCGGCGCCAGGATCGACGCGGCGAGGTCGCGGGCCGTCTCGCCCACGGTCAGCACGTCGTCGCGGACCATCGCGTCCACGTAATCCTCGAACGCGCGGTGGCTCGGCGGGACGAGCGCGTCGGGGATACCGAGGAGCCGGGCGCCGACCTTCGCCTCCTCGTAGTAGGTCGCGCGGTCCTCGGGCGAGAGCGGAGCGACGAAGCGCCCGTAGACGAGGAGCGCGCTGTCGACGAGCGTGGCGTGGACCCACAGGAGGAGCGTCGGGTCGTTGGCGTCGTAGGGCGTCCCCCGCCGCCACGGGCCGACGTCGGCGTCGAGGACGCCGTGGACCCGGGCGTGGACGCGTTCGATCTCGTGGACCGCCGCCAGCGCGTGCGCCGCGTCCGCGAAGACGATGGTGAGCATCAAGTCGAGCGTCCGCCAGAGGCGCGCGAGCGGCTCGGCGCGGAAGCGGCTGTGCGCCGCGACCGCGGCAGCGACGAGCGGGTGCGCGATCTGGAGGAGAAGGGCGCGGCCGCCGCCGAGGAGCACGACCGCCTCGCGATTGACGCGCCGGATGAAGCTCTCGGAGGCGAAGAGGCCGTCCCGGGGGTCGACGACCGGGCGGCGGCACGCGGCGCGCAGGCGCTCCACGTCCTCTGCCGACAGCTCGGGATGGGCGCTAGCGGCCTGCATGCCGGGATGGTAGCCGTCGGCGCGGCCCGGGGCGAGCCTCGCGGTCGCGGGGCGCCGGGGAGACTAGCGCGCGTCCGGATAGACGCGCGCCAGGCGCGCGGGCGGCACACCGGCGTAGTACGCCGCGCGGAGTGCCCACATGAGGACCACGGTGCGCGCCAGGCCGTGGCGCTGCCAGCGGCGCGCCGAGGTGGTGACCGTGTCGCGCAGACACGCGATGGGGCCCACGCGCTTCATGGCCCGGCTGAGCGCGACGTCCTCCATGAGCGGCACGAGCGGATAGCCGCCCACGCGCTCGAACACCGCGCGGCGGACGAAGATCGCCTGATCGCCGGTCGCGACGCGCGTCAGACGCGAGCGGAGGCTGATCAGCCGGCCGAGCGCACGATAGGCGAGGCCCGCCGCGTCGAGCCGCACGTCGAAGCGGCCGCCGACCACGGCCGGATCCGCGAGCGCGCGGGCGACCGCCCGTGCGTAACCCGCGGGGACCCGCGTGTCGGCGTGCAGGAAGAGGAGCACGTCGCCGCGCGCCGCGGCCGCGCCGGCGTTCATCTGCCGCGCCCGCCCGCGCGGCGCCTCGAGCACCCGGTCGGCGCGCGCGCGCGCCACCGCGAGCGTGCCGTCGCGGCTCCCGCCGTCCACCACGATGACCTCGTGCACGCCCGGCTGCCGCGCGGCGGCGAGCGACGCGGGCAGGGCCTCCACCTCGTCGAGCGTCGGCACGACGACGGAGAGCGTCGGCGACGAGAATTGCAACCCCGCATCCCCCACGGTATAGCTTGACCCCGATGCTGGACGGCGCCGCGACCCCGCGCAAGCCCGTCGAGGCGCGCGACACGGTCGTCATCCGTTTCGCCGGCGACTCGGGTGACGGCATGCAGGTGACCGGCATGCAGTTCACCACCGAGTCGGCGCTGGCGGGCAACGACCTCGCCACCCTGCCCGACTTCCCGGCCGAGATCCGCGCCCCCGCCGGCACGCTCGCCGGCGTGAGCGCCTTCCAGCTCAACTTCTCCTCGCACGAGGTCTTCACCCCCGGCGACGACCTCGACGTCCTGGTCGCCATGAACCCGGCCGCCCTCAAGATGAACGTCGGCGACCTCAAGTCGGGCGGCATCCTGATCGTCGACCGCGAGGGCTTCAACGAGCAGAACCTGAAGAAGGCCGAGTACGAGTCGAACCCGCTCGAGGACGGCTCGCTCCGGCGCTACCAGCTCTTCCAGGCCGAGGTGACCAAGCTCACCACGGCGGCGCTCAAGGACCTGGGACTCTCGGCACGCAGCGTCTTCCGCTGCCGGAACTTCTTCTGCCTCGGCATGACGTCCTGGCTCTACCACCGGCCGATCGAGCCCGCCGAGGCATGGATCAAGGAGCGCTTCAAGAAGACGCCGGAGGTGGTCGAGGCGAACGTGCGCGCGCTGCGCGCCGGCTTCAACTTCGCCGAGAACGCCGAGCTGTTCTCCGTCTCGTACGAGATCCGGCCGGCCACGATCGCCCCCGGCAAGTACCGCAACATCACCGGCAACACGGCGACCGCGCTCGGCTTCGTGTGCGCGGCCACGAAAGCGGGACGGCCCCTCTTCCTCGGCAGCTACCCGATCACGCCCGCGAGCGACGTGCTGCACGAGCTCTCGGGCTGGAAGCAGTACGGCGTCTACACCTTCCAGGCCGAGGACGAGATCGCCGGCATCGGCGCCGCGCTCGGCGCGGCCTTCGGCGGCGCGATCGCCATCACCACCACCAGCGGCCCGGGCATGAACCTGAAGGCCGAGACCGTCGGCCTGGCGCTCGCCGTCGAGCTGCCGATCGTCGTGACCGACATCCAGCGCGCCGGCCCCTCCACCGGCATGCCCACCAAGACCGAGCAGGCCGATCTCCTGATGGCCATGTACGGCCGCCACGGCGAGTCGCCGGTCCCGGTGCTGGCCGCGGCCACGCCCGCCGACTGCTTCTTGATGGCCTTCGAGGCGGTGCGCATCGCGGTCAAGTACATGACGCCGGTCGTCCTGCTGACGGACGGCTACCTCGCCAACGGCGCCGAGCCGTGGCTGATCCCCGACCCGGCTGCGCTCCCCGACGTGCCGGTCGCCTTCCGCACCGATCCGGGCGCGTTCTTCCCGTATCTCCGCGACGAGGAGACGCTCTCGCGCCCGTGGGTCATCCCCGGTACGCCCGGCCTCGAGCACCGCATCGGCGGCCTCGAGAAGGAGTACCTGACCGGCAACGTGAGCTACGCGCCCACCAACCACGAGCAGATGATCCGGGTGCGCGCGCGGAAGATCGCCGGCATCGTCAGGGAGATCCCTCCGCTCACGGTCTCCGGTCCGCCCGAGGGCGAGCTGCTCGTCGTCGGCTGGGGCAGCACCTACGGCTCGATCACGCAGGCGGTGCGTGACCTGCAGGCGGCCGGCCACGCCGTCGCCCACGTACACCTCCGGCACCTGAACCCCCTCCCCTCCGACCTGGGCGGCATCCTCGGCCGCTACCGGCGGATCCTCGTTCCCGAGATGAACCTGGGACAGCTCGTGCGCCTGCTGCGCGCCGAGTACCTGGTCGACGCGATCGGCTTCAACAAGATCCAGGGCCGTCCCTTCAAGGTGTCCGAGATCGCGAGCCGGTGCCTCAAGCTCCTCGGCAAGGAGAGCCTCGCGTGAGCGCCTCCGAGCAGAAGCTCACCAGGAAGGACTTCGTCTCCGACCAGGACGTGCGCTGGTGCCCGGGGTGCGGGGACTACGCCGTCCTCTCGCAGGTGCAGAAGGTGCTCCCCGAGCTCGGCGTGCCGCGCGAGAACTTCGTCTTCATCTCGGGCATCGGCTGCTCGAGCCGCTTCCCGTACTACGTGAACACCTACGGCTTCCACTCGATCCACGGACGGGCGCCCGCGATCGCGACGGGACTCAAGGCGACGCGCCCCGAGCTCTCGGTGTGGGTCGTCACCGGCGACGGCGACGCGCTCTCGATCGGCGGCAACCACCTGATCCACGTGCTGCGCCGCAACCTCGACATCAACATCCTGCTCTTCAACAACAAGATCTATGGCCTCACCAAGGGCCAGTACTCGCCCACCTCCGAGGTCGGCAAGGTGACCAAGTCGACGCCCGCCGGCTCGGTCGACCACCCCTTCGACCCGATCGCGCTCGCCCTCGGCGCCGAGGCGAGCTTCGTCGCGCGCAGCGTCGACGTCGAGTCGAAGCACCTGCAGGAGATCGTGCGCCGCGCGCACGAGCACAAGGGCGCCGCCTTCGTCGAGATCCTCCAGAACTGCAACGTCTTCAACGACGGGGCGTTCAACGACGTGACCGACAAGGCCACCAAGGCCGACTCGACACTCGTCCTCGAGCACGGGAAGCCGCTCGTCTTCGGCAGGAACCGCGACCGGGGCATCCGCCTGCGTGACTTCCAGCCCGAGGCGGTCGAGCTGGGGGGCGGGATCACGGAGGCCGATCTGCTCGTCCACGACGAGCGCAACCCTGCCCTCGCCTACCTGATCGCACGCCTGGGGCCGCCCCGCTTCCCGACCCCGATCGGCGTCTTCACCGCCGTCGAGCGCCCGCGCTACGAGGACGCCTTGAACCAGCAGGTCGCCGCCGCCAAGGCAAAGTCGCCGGCCGATCTCGGCGCCCTTCTGAACCGCGGCGACACCTGGGTCGTCTCCTAATCGGGATCAGGGACGACGGGAGGTAGGAGGTCGCGACGCCGCGGCAGCGTGCGGTGGCGGGGTGCCACCGCGGCGACCTCCACAGGCCCGCGCGCGCCTGCAGCTTCGCGGGGGGACGTGACGGCCAGCGCGGCGCGCGTGGCCGAGGACGCGGGAGCCGCGGCGGCACCCCGCCGCCGCCACCCCGCCGCACTCTCGGCGCGCTCGCCTACCCGCCGTCGCGCCCGCGCCAGCGTTCGCCGCGCGCCGGGTCCGGCGGCACCGTGAGCACCTCGTTCGGGAAGAAGTCGGCGATGTAGTCGATGATGTCCTTCGCCGATACCACGCCGACCGGCTGGCCCGCCTCGGTGACCAGCGGCACGTGACGGAAGCCGCCCACGCTCATCTTGTTGAGGGCGTAGACGATCGGATCGTCGGGCGAGAGCACCTCGGGGTCGGGCGTCATGAAGTCGCGCACCGAGCGCTTCTCGTCGCCCTGCCCCAGCTTCATGATGAAGTCGCGCTCGGTGACGATGCCGTGACGCTGTCGGCGGGCGCGAGGCAGAGGGGCGGCCGGGGGGCGAGATAGCGGATGGGCTCCCGGATCATGCGCTGATCGAGCACGCGTGGCGCCCGCTCGCCGCCGGTGAGGAGACTCAGATCCTCCTCGAGCCATTCGTCCATGGCGCTCCCTCCTTGCCCCGAGGGCCGGTGATCGCTGGTGAGCCGGAGTCTCCGCCCGGACGCGAAAGGCTGTCAAGCGCGGAGGTCGAGGCCCGCCATCACGCCCGTGGTCCGGGGTAGGCTCACTTCCCCCCGCGCCAGGAGAGCGCGCAGGCGGGCCAGGTCCGCGGGCTGGTCGACGTCGAAGCTCGGGGGCAGCAGGTGTGGGGCGAGGCCCGCGGCGCCGGCCCGCGCGAGCGTCGCCTCGAGCACCCCGGCCGTTCCCCAGGCGATGCCCGCGAACAGGTCCGGGGCCGGCCTCCCGAGGCCGATCAGGTAGTAGCCGCCGTCCGCCGCGGGTCCGAGCACGACGTCCGCGCCGTGCGCGAGCGCGGCTGCGGCCTCGGCCAGCGCCGCCGCTGGGATGTGTGGCGCGTCGGCGCCGATGGCGACGACGGGTCCGGGGCCCGCGGCGAACTCCTCGCCGATCGCCCCTGTCAGGCGCTCGCCCAGGTCGCGGCCACGCTGCGGGCGGCACCCGGCCCCGGGGAGCAGCTCGGGGAAGGGCGCATCGGGCGGCGTGTACGCCCAGGTGACGGCATAGGGCATCGCGCCCAGGCGCTCGGCCAGGTCGAGCACGAACGCGCGGTAGAGCGCACAGGCCGCGTCGGCACCGAGCGTGGCGGCGAGCCGCGTCTTCACCCGGCCCGCGACCGGGTGCCTCGCCATGACGACGACACGGGCTCCAGGAGGCGGTTCGGGCACCTAAGACCCCGCGGGCCGGAAGCTTTGGAGGTAGGCGACGATGTCGTCGATCTCCGCCGGCGAGAGGACTCCCTCGAACGGCGCCATGAGCGTGCCCGGCCGGCCCTGCGCAATCACCAGCCGGAGCTGCTCGCGCGTGCGCCCCTTCCAGAACGCGGGGTCGCGGAAGTTCCGCGGCCTGGGCTCGATGGCGGCCGCCGCCGGCCCGTCCCCGCCGCCCCCGCTGCCGTGGCAGGGCGCGCAGCGCGTCTCGTAGACAACCTGGCCCCGGGCGACGTCCACGGCCGGTTTCGCCCCCGGTCGGGGCGCCCCCGCATCGCTCCCGCAGGCGGCGAGGCAGACGAGCAGCGGGGCGAGCGCGCTGGCGGCGCGCCCCTCCCTACGCGTCATCGCCGTCGTCTTCGACCAGCCGGTCGAGCTCCGCGCGCGCATCCAGCGTCGCCAGCTCCGCGAAGCCGCCGATCGCGCGGCCGTCGATGAATATCTGCGGCACCGTGCGACGGCCGGTACGGCGCACGAGATCGGCGCGTGCCTCGGCATCGCCCCCCACGTCGATCTCGTCGTACGGGATGCCGCGCGCCCGGAGGAGCCGCTTCGCGCGCACGCAGAACGGGCAGCTCCCCATCGTGTACACCTGCACGCGCGCCATCGCCTCGAAGCTAGACTGCGTGCCCGGGTGTCGCAAGGCCGCGTTGACAGCGCGGAGGCGCGCCGATACGGTCGCGCGATGGTCGATGCGGGTGTCGGCGAAGCGTTCACGCGCCTCGTGGAGCTGATGGCGCGGCTCCGCGCCCCGGGCGGCTGCCCGTGGGACCGCGAGCAGACGTCCGCGAGCCTCCGCCCCTATCTGCTCGAGGAGGTCTACGAGGTCCTCGAGGCGATCGACGCGGGCGACGCCGGCCACCTGCGCGACGAGCTGGGCGATCTCCTCCTCCAGATCGTCTTCCAGTCCCAGCTCGCGTCCGAGGCGGGGCGCTTCACCATCGCCGACGTGGCGTGCGCCATCGTCGACAAGCTCGTCCGCCGCCACCCGCACGTCTTCGGCGACGCGCGGGTGCGGGACGCCGACGAGGTGGTGCGCAACTGGCGCCGCATCAAGGCCGAGGAGCGGCGCACGACGGGCGAGGACGGCGACCTCTTCGCGGGTGTGCCGGCAGCGCTGCCCGCGCTGGTGCGCGCGCAGCAGCTGGGCGAGAAGGCGGGCCACGTCGGCCTCGACTGGCGGGATGCGGGCGGCGTGCTCGAGAAGCTGCGCGAGGAGATCGCGGAACTCGAGGCCGCGCTCGCGGCCGGCGACCGCGGCCAGGTGGAGCACGAGCTGGGCGACCTCCTGCTCGCGGCCGCGAGCCTCGGCCGGCACGTCGACGTGTCCGCCGAGATGGCGCTGCGCGGCGCCAACGAGCGCTTCGTGGCGCGCGTCCGCCGCCTCGAGACGGCGGCGCGGGTTCGCGGCCAGGCGCTCGCGGACCTCGCCCCCGAGGAGCGCGACCGGCTGTGGGAGGCGGTCAAGCTGGTTTGACCCGTGCCCGCGCGCGTGGTACCAGCGCAGCCCCGGAGGAGGACCCGACCAGCGTGGCGAACCACCCCTCGGCGCTGAAGCGCCACCGGCAGAGCGAGAAGCGGCGGCTGCGCAACCGGGCGCTCAAGACCCGGCTCGGCCACTTGGTGCGTGCGGTGCGCACGGCGGTCGCGTCGCGCGACCCCGAGGCCGCCCGGACGCTGGCGCGGGCCTCGCGCGAGCTCGACAAGGCGGTGGCCAAGGGCGTGCTGCACCGCAACAGCGCGGCCCGCAAGGTCTCCCGCCTCGCGCGCGCGGTCGGCACGCTCGCTACGACGCGCTAGCGATCTCGAGCAGCGCCGCGTCGAAGCACGCCTCCTCGTCGTGTGCGCTCTTGAGCTCGAGGTCGAGGCGGCGCAGCACGAGGAGGGCGCGCTCCAGGTCGGCGGCGCGCCCGCGGCCGCGGTTCCGGTCGACCAGCCAGCGCGGCATACCGAGCCGCTCGGCGATGGCGGCGGGGGCGAGCCCCTGCTCCGCCAGCTCGGCCACGTGCAGCGCGCGGCGCAGGTTGGCGGCCACGAAGGCGACGATGAGGATCGGCGACACGCCCTCGGCGCTGAGCTGGCGGAGCACCCGCGCGGCGCCCGCGAGGTCGCGGCGGGTCAGGCGATCCGTGAGCTCCTCGACCCGGTGGGAGCGCGCCGTGGTCGCCATCGCGCGCACGTGCTGCGGCTCGATGCGCACGCCGGGACCGACGTGGAGCGAGAGCTTGTCGAGCTCGCCGGCGAGCACGCCGAGCGAAGGGCCCGAGCGCTCGACCAGCTCCTCGACCGCCGCGGGCGCGATCTCGTGCCCGCGCTCGCGGGCCAGGCGGACCACCCACGGCCCGGCGGCGCCCGCGTCGAGCTCCGGGAACCCCACGCCCGTCCGCGCGCGCAGGCAGGCGGCGAAGAGCTTGCGGCGCTGGTCCGGGTCGCCTGCGACCACCAGGACGAGCGTTCCCTCGGCACCGAGCGTCGGCAGCGCGTCCAGCACCCGGGTCTCGTCGCGCGCGGCGAGCTTCTCCGCGCGGCGGACGACGAGCACCTGCGCACCCCCGAAGAGCGGCGGGGATCTGAGGTCCCCGAGTGCGCCGCCCAGGCGCTCGGCGTCCTGGTCGGCCCACAGGGTCCGCCACGTCCCCGGCCGGCCCGCGGGCAGAAGCCGGCGCCGGAGCACGCCGAGCGCGCGCTCGACGAGGAACGTC
This genomic interval carries:
- a CDS encoding cytochrome c, with translation MRARSSTGWSKTTAMTRREGRAASALAPLLVCLAACGSDAGAPRPGAKPAVDVARGQVVYETRCAPCHGSGGGGDGPAAAAIEPRPRNFRDPAFWKGRTREQLRLVIAQGRPGTLMAPFEGVLSPAEIDDIVAYLQSFRPAGS
- the holA gene encoding DNA polymerase III subunit delta; amino-acid sequence: MSATPDPLAALEREPLRPSYLVFGKETFLVERALGVLRRRLLPAGRPGTWRTLWADQDAERLGGALGDLRSPPLFGGAQVLVVRRAEKLAARDETRVLDALPTLGAEGTLVLVVAGDPDQRRKLFAACLRARTGVGFPELDAGAAGPWVVRLARERGHEIAPAAVEELVERSGPSLGVLAGELDKLSLHVGPGVRIEPQHVRAMATTARSHRVEELTDRLTRRDLAGAARVLRQLSAEGVSPILIVAFVAANLRRALHVAELAEQGLAPAAIAERLGMPRWLVDRNRGRGRAADLERALLVLRRLDLELKSAHDEEACFDAALLEIASAS
- the grxC gene encoding glutaredoxin 3, with product MARVQVYTMGSCPFCVRAKRLLRARGIPYDEIDVGGDAEARADLVRRTGRRTVPQIFIDGRAIGGFAELATLDARAELDRLVEDDGDDA
- the mazG gene encoding nucleoside triphosphate pyrophosphohydrolase, translated to MVDAGVGEAFTRLVELMARLRAPGGCPWDREQTSASLRPYLLEEVYEVLEAIDAGDAGHLRDELGDLLLQIVFQSQLASEAGRFTIADVACAIVDKLVRRHPHVFGDARVRDADEVVRNWRRIKAEERRTTGEDGDLFAGVPAALPALVRAQQLGEKAGHVGLDWRDAGGVLEKLREEIAELEAALAAGDRGQVEHELGDLLLAAASLGRHVDVSAEMALRGANERFVARVRRLETAARVRGQALADLAPEERDRLWEAVKLV
- a CDS encoding 2-oxoacid:acceptor oxidoreductase subunit alpha; its protein translation is MLDGAATPRKPVEARDTVVIRFAGDSGDGMQVTGMQFTTESALAGNDLATLPDFPAEIRAPAGTLAGVSAFQLNFSSHEVFTPGDDLDVLVAMNPAALKMNVGDLKSGGILIVDREGFNEQNLKKAEYESNPLEDGSLRRYQLFQAEVTKLTTAALKDLGLSARSVFRCRNFFCLGMTSWLYHRPIEPAEAWIKERFKKTPEVVEANVRALRAGFNFAENAELFSVSYEIRPATIAPGKYRNITGNTATALGFVCAATKAGRPLFLGSYPITPASDVLHELSGWKQYGVYTFQAEDEIAGIGAALGAAFGGAIAITTTSGPGMNLKAETVGLALAVELPIVVTDIQRAGPSTGMPTKTEQADLLMAMYGRHGESPVPVLAAATPADCFLMAFEAVRIAVKYMTPVVLLTDGYLANGAEPWLIPDPAALPDVPVAFRTDPGAFFPYLRDEETLSRPWVIPGTPGLEHRIGGLEKEYLTGNVSYAPTNHEQMIRVRARKIAGIVREIPPLTVSGPPEGELLVVGWGSTYGSITQAVRDLQAAGHAVAHVHLRHLNPLPSDLGGILGRYRRILVPEMNLGQLVRLLRAEYLVDAIGFNKIQGRPFKVSEIASRCLKLLGKESLA
- a CDS encoding CBS domain-containing protein; translated protein: MARGGSESPHRRRAGATRARSAHDPGAHPLSRPPAAPLPRARRQRHGIVTERDFIMKLGQGDEKRSVRDFMTPDPEVLSPDDPIVYALNKMSVGGFRHVPLVTEAGQPVGVVSAKDIIDYIADFFPNEVLTVPPDPARGERWRGRDGG
- a CDS encoding 30S ribosomal protein S20, with translation MANHPSALKRHRQSEKRRLRNRALKTRLGHLVRAVRTAVASRDPEAARTLARASRELDKAVAKGVLHRNSAARKVSRLARAVGTLATTR
- a CDS encoding DUF2236 domain-containing protein encodes the protein MQAASAHPELSAEDVERLRAACRRPVVDPRDGLFASESFIRRVNREAVVLLGGGRALLLQIAHPLVAAAVAAHSRFRAEPLARLWRTLDLMLTIVFADAAHALAAVHEIERVHARVHGVLDADVGPWRRGTPYDANDPTLLLWVHATLVDSALLVYGRFVAPLSPEDRATYYEEAKVGARLLGIPDALVPPSHRAFEDYVDAMVRDDVLTVGETARDLAASILAPPLPLPLGEPFRVARFFTIGLLPSAVRTRYGLAWRATHERLLDALAALTRPTLRFLPECLRLMPHARRGRWS
- a CDS encoding glycosyltransferase, translating into MARHPVAGRVKTRLAATLGADAACALYRAFVLDLAERLGAMPYAVTWAYTPPDAPFPELLPGAGCRPQRGRDLGERLTGAIGEEFAAGPGPVVAIGADAPHIPAAALAEAAAALAHGADVVLGPAADGGYYLIGLGRPAPDLFAGIAWGTAGVLEATLARAGAAGLAPHLLPPSFDVDQPADLARLRALLARGEVSLPRTTGVMAGLDLRA
- a CDS encoding glycosyltransferase, whose amino-acid sequence is MQFSSPTLSVVVPTLDEVEALPASLAAARQPGVHEVIVVDGGSRDGTLAVARARADRVLEAPRGRARQMNAGAAAARGDVLLFLHADTRVPAGYARAVARALADPAVVGGRFDVRLDAAGLAYRALGRLISLRSRLTRVATGDQAIFVRRAVFERVGGYPLVPLMEDVALSRAMKRVGPIACLRDTVTTSARRWQRHGLARTVVLMWALRAAYYAGVPPARLARVYPDAR
- a CDS encoding 2-oxoacid:ferredoxin oxidoreductase subunit beta, translating into MSASEQKLTRKDFVSDQDVRWCPGCGDYAVLSQVQKVLPELGVPRENFVFISGIGCSSRFPYYVNTYGFHSIHGRAPAIATGLKATRPELSVWVVTGDGDALSIGGNHLIHVLRRNLDINILLFNNKIYGLTKGQYSPTSEVGKVTKSTPAGSVDHPFDPIALALGAEASFVARSVDVESKHLQEIVRRAHEHKGAAFVEILQNCNVFNDGAFNDVTDKATKADSTLVLEHGKPLVFGRNRDRGIRLRDFQPEAVELGGGITEADLLVHDERNPALAYLIARLGPPRFPTPIGVFTAVERPRYEDALNQQVAAAKAKSPADLGALLNRGDTWVVS